The sequence AAACCCAGATGCCatatgaagaagaaacatTTTACGCCTCGGACGAGAAAGCGTCGGGGAAACGGCGAATGTTGTTCTCAATGGAACCGTAGTTGCTGAGGAACTGAACGTAAGCACCGTCGACCTTGACACGGCCGGCAGCCTTGCGCTCGAGGTAGTCCTCGCGGCGGAGAGGGGTGAAACCCCAGTTCTTGGAGATAATGATCTTCTGGCGACCAGGGAACTTGTACTGGGATCGTCGGAGAGCCTCAAGAGCCAGAGCACGGTCTGAGAAGATGCATTGTTAGCATACTTGGATCTTGATATCATCAGCAGTTGGTAATAACGGATAACACATACTAGAGTCACGAGTGCGGACGCTCATGATGATCTGACCAATGTTGACACGGGCGACAGTGCCGTTGGGCTTGCCCCAGGCACCACGCATACCGGTCTGCAGTCTATCGGCACCAGCGCAAGACAACATCTTGTTGATACGGACGACGTGGTAAGGGTGAGCGCGGACACGCAGGTGGAAACCCTCCTTTCCGGTGTGCTTGACGAGGTACTTGTTGGCGCAAATACGGGCGGCCTCGAGGGCCTCGGAGCTCAGCTGCTCATACTCGTTGGAGACGAGGTGAATGCAGAGAGGGAAGTCGTCGACGTTGGCGCGCTTACGGCCCAGATCGAAGATACGGATCTTGGGGTCGGGGACACCACGGTTGAACCGAGACTTGGGATACGGCTGAACAGCGCAAAAGAATATCAGCACAGCTCatcaggaagaagaaaacatgtTTGCATCTGGCCCATGATATTCGAGACAGAGAGCTGGAGGTAGTGACCAACTGCATCCATCGAGAATGCTTCATCTCTGGTAATTTATAATCCACCTCTTGCGTCACTCCATAAATTTTTCCCTCCATAAAATCTTCCCAAGCTCGAAATATTCATTTTGCGCATCGAAAAGTCGTCAAATTTCAGCAACATACCTTGTTCTTGCAGTATCGGTAGCAACGAGCAGGACGGCGAGCCATTTTGTCGGTGTTTCGCTGACGATTACCTTGGgatgttggtgatgatgttTGGGGGAAGATAATTCCAACACAAGGATTCCCGGAGCCACTTCAGTGAAATCTGCTGGATTGATTTCAAAGCAACTTTGGCCACCGCAGATGGTGTTTCGTTTAAACCTCGGCACTTTAGGGCTTACCAAAACGGCAAGTCTGTGTTCATTGGCTGGGTGTGGCAGAGCCCTGCCCCACTCAAAGTTGGTGCATCCTAAAAGAAAACTGCAAACCCACGAACTTTCGAGAGCTCCGAGTGTCTTCAGCAACCGCATCAATCAAGTCGCAAGATCGTCGCTCGCGCCCAAAATCCATCACAATGGCCCcccaaaagaagagcaagaaggatgccaacagcatcaactCCAAGTTGGCGCTTGTTATGAAGTCCGGAAAGGGTATGCAGCCAAATTTTCAGGAAACTGAACTCCTCGAACTCTCGACGCAGGTTGTGCTAACATGATATTTGCCAGTCACCCTCGGATACAAGTCTACCCTCAAGTCTCTCCGATccggcaaggccaagctgaTTATCATCGCTGGCAACACTCCTCCTCTGCGAAAGAGTGAACTCGAGTACTACAGCATGCTGTCCAAGGCTCCCATCCACCACTTTGCTGGCAACAACGTAAGTTTTGTAACCCGACACACTATCGACGAGTGAAAATCCCTGGAAACAGGGCGCACTTGTACAATTTACTTCTTGCTTCTCAGAAGCTACTCTTGCTGCCACAGAGAATTTTCCAATTCTTGTGGAATTGCCCAGAGAAGAAGTCTTTATCAGACTTTGGAGGGTTCACATTGGCTTACATTTCTCATAAAAATAGATTGAGCTGGGCACTGCCTGCGGAAAGCTCTTCCGCTGCTCTACCCTTGCCATCCTGGATGCTGGTGACTCTGATATCCTCAGCGACCAGCAGGCTTAAGCAGCCACTATCTTGTGCATTCAACGGCGTTGGGGGTAAAACGGTTCACGGGCAATATGGATACCATTTCACTTTCACGTGATGTGTAAAGCGAAAATTTTTGATGCGAGACATCATCCACTACGAGGCAAAGCCCCTTGGGcatgaaaagcaaaaatcaaAAGCTTCCAAGTGATAGTTATCTCAATGGAATAATACAGCCATGAAGACTGTTCCCCTGTCACGTTGAAAAAAACTGCTTGCTGTTCTCATGAGTGATGCCGTGTACTATGTAAACTCGTGACGACCACATAAGCTTACGAATTTTGCTAACCTGCGCCTACCTTGCGCCTTGCGGTGTTCATCTatcgagcagcagccttggcaatAGACATTCGCATTTACTCTCTATTATGCTCGAATCATCGAATCAGATACTCGTAGatatgtaggtacctagcaGCATATACAAGTGCCCGCAGGAATTAAGTAACGCCGAGGCGAGCCGGTTATAAGCTGCCTTGCTCTAGACGCGCCCAGCCAGAGGCTCTCGAGAGAATAGGGTCGATATACAGATGTATACCCTTGCCAGTCGTGCTACCACAGAATACATGTATTACCGCATGGGCCATTCTATTCCATGCCTAAACACTTCCGGCACTTGGCCTACAAGTATCATGTGAATTCCATTCAATCCACTACTCGTCAATCAAGTCTAGTTGCAAAATGCAGCTGGGACAGGCAGAGTGGCTTGTGGCTGCAACTTGTACGACACCTTATGAGAGTGACAAGGTCAAAACCGCTTAGCTATTGGCCCTCAAAATAGAAACGGCAGTCTGATACGAGCAGTGACGCTTCGGTCAAAGCATATCTCAAATCTCAATGTTCTTTATGTCATACTCTGGGGCATGCCAGGCACACAGCGCTGTTTAAGTGCTGATTTGCCCGTACGCATGACTTTTTGCCACCAGAAGGCTCAGCGGAAGCCCTATCGTTAATTATAGCAACCACAGCCTTCTCTAGTCGTTGCTTGTACTCAGTTTTGTACCTGTACTTTGTGGTGACCGTTTTCAGTCGCGCCTCACTGTGTTTGAACGCTTCGAGCACGAAACGTGAGACAGACAGGAACAAACAGCAAGACCCTGTGCTCTGTTTGCACAATCATACAGACAGGATGGGATCAGACATGACAAAGCAACACAGCTAGTACTATTTCATCCAAGGGTATATTCATTTTTCCAGAAAAGGGACTGCGCTGTTTTGTCTCTCGAGCGCAGAGAAGCGGTCAGTACTGCAACAGACTGGATTGGGCCGCGGCCACCGGCGAGGGCGAAGCGCTGCACTGCGTCCGCAGTGGCACAAGTTTTAGGGGAGCGACAGAAGGCAGAAAGAGGGGAGCAGCAGAGATTCTAGCAGCGTCCAGCAGTGGGGGTGGAGAGGCCCCAGGGGTCCTTTGGTGGTTCTGGATGGCCAATCAGGCACCCGTCCCGGCATCAGATGCAGGGCACTCTGATCGGAGTCATGCACTGTTTAAAGCAGAGGCATGAAGAGGAACTCCGTCGCAATTACCTCCAGGGACGGCATGCTGGACGCCTCCTTTCTGAGGCAGAGACGACGGGAACAGCTGCTAAAGTTTATACTACTATTTCGTAAAAGAAGAGGCTCTGAAAAATGGGTGGCTGAGAGTCTGTTGAAGGATTTCATGCCGCTTTCGTCACCGCATCGTGTTTTTTACCGCCGAACGGCTTAGAAAGAGGCGTAATAGGTCGTAGCACAAAGTACTGTATGTGGGATGTACTCCTTGTGTATGGGTACCTCCCCCAGCAAGGCGCTGGCCCCTTGGCGGAGGTATCTTTTTCTGCTCCCCAACTCTCCATGCCCTTTAAATTGCCGTCCAGCGAGGTGGAGCCCAACCAGACAGTCCAAACCCTCGTGGCCTGTTATCCCTCCTAATAGTCTGTAACTCCTCTTCACCAACGACCTGAAGTGAACTGCAAGACGACCGT comes from Trichoderma asperellum chromosome 3, complete sequence and encodes:
- the RPL30 gene encoding 60S ribosomal protein eL30 — its product is MAPQKKSKKDANSINSKLALVMKSGKVTLGYKSTLKSLRSGKAKLIIIAGNTPPLRKSELEYYSMLSKAPIHHFAGNNIELGTACGKLFRCSTLAILDAGDSDILSDQQA